The sequence TTCCGCTCTGGGTCCAGGAGATGGTCGACAACACGCTGGTGCCGACGTTCGACGGTGACGACGCCGCCTGGGAAGTGCGCCTCGCGAAAGGGCTCTACCTCCTGAACCAGGCGCCGGCTGTCCCCGCGACGCCCGAGAACCTCGGTCGGTTGATGGTCGACGACGTGACGGCGTCCGCCGACGGCGTCGTCGAGCGAACCGAGTCGGGGTTGGAGACGCTCGTCGACAAGCAGAAGATCCTCACCGAGACGAACGACCAGGGAGACGAAGTGTATACGCTCGTCTCGGAGGAACAGGAGAGCATCCTCAGCCGGGCGCAAGACAAGGCCGCCAAGGTTTCGCCACACCAGCTGTCGGCGTGGCTGGAGACGCGACTACGCGAGAACGACGACTTCTTTCGCAGCGACGGGAGCCGCCACGAGGCCGACATCGGCGACGAGCGCCTCGTCCCGCTTCGGTACGACTACTCCGTCCTCGAACCGGTCGACCGAGCCCCGTCCCCCGAGTACGACGCGCTCCGGGTTCGCGTACTGGCCGACGATCACGACACCGTCTCCGACCAGGTCGAGACGTGGCAGGACGTGAACGACGACCGCGACGGTGGCGAACACGTCCTGCTCACCATCGAGGTTCCGGAGACGATGCTCGAGCGGATTCGGAACATCATCGGGATGGGACAGGTGCTGGACGAGGAGACCGAGTCCCACGAGGACCTCGAGCGCGAGCACCGCGCCGACAAACGCTGCCTCGAATCGTCGGTGACCGCGATTCTGGCGGACGCGTCGGTGTATACGGTCCACGAACGCCGCGGCGCACGCGCTACCGTGTTGGGCGATGTCGTCGCGGATCAGGTCGAGGCGGTGTTCGGCTCGTCGCGGAAGACGCTCTCGCGGCCGCTCGTCGAGGTGGACGACGCGAAGGGGATGGCAAAATTCTTCCGCGGTAGCGGCGCGTGGCCGCTCTCGGACGCCGACGCCGCGATGCTCGGGGTCGATACCGGCAGTGCCGAGATCGCCGACACCGGGTGGTGTCGCGAGTTCATCGACACGTACGAGTCACAGAAAGCGGTCGATGTCGAGACGCTCCGCCAACAAACACGGACTGCCAACGGCGACTATCGGGGAACGCCACAGGAGTCGATCGCCGCGCTTCTCATCACACTCGCCACCTCGAACGAGTCCGTCGCGCTCAAGCAGGACGCCGAGTACGTGTCCGACCCGGCCGCTATCGGTCGGCAAGTGCGAACCAAAGGGGGACTGACGTCGCTGCAGGTTCGCTTCGGTGTCGAGATCATCGACCCGAAGGCGGTGAGAGAGATCGTCGCAACGGTGCTCGGCGAGGAACCGGCGGGCGACGGGCCGGACGAATGGCTGACTGCGCTCGGCGCGTGGGTCGGCGAGCACAGCGCGACGGTCAAACGCACGCTGAAAGGCGCCACCCGAGCGTTCGACGTGACGCTCGACGCCTTCGAGGCAACGATCGAACCGGCCCTCGGCGGTGGGGAGCTTTCCACGTCCGATCTGGGCAGTGGGACCGACCTCGACACGGTGCTCGCGGAGGCCACGACCTTCGCGGACGCTCGCGACCTCTTCGGCGTCGAGGAAGACGGGACGACGCTCTGGGAACGCTTCGACGACGAACTGGACACGATGGCGTCGCGTTACCCGAACGCGTCGATCACCGACAGCATGCGGGTAACGGCGGAGAGCAGTACCGTCCCCAGTGTCGCGACGGTCGAGTCACAGCTTCGGGACGCTGCGGGGCATCGCGTCGATGCAACGGGGACACAGTACCGGCGGATTACGGGGGAGGCTACCACGGACGCCGATCCCGAGAGCATCTGCGACGACCTGCGCGCGTGGCTGCGGTCGAACGAGGACGACGTTCGGGGCATCGTCGACGCCGCCATCGGCGAGTTCGACGGCGTCGTGCTCGACGATCTGGCGGGGATGTTCCAGGCGGTCTGGAACGGCGAAGACCTCTCGGAACGTGATGTCGTCGACTCGGCCGTCGTCCAGCAGACCGAGACGTACGCGCAGGTCCGTGACCTGTTCGAGGACACCGGCGGTGCGAGCCTCTGGTCGCAGCTACAGGAGGCGGGCCGAGAATTGCGCGAGGCGCATCCGGACTCGCCGACGACCGAGACCGTCGAGACGGCGCTCGCCGCCTCGCGACCACCCACGGAACGGCGGGTGCGCCAGCTCATCGAGCGGGCCACGGAGCCGAAGCCGCCCGGACCGGACGGCGGTGCCTGGGCCGAGCTGCAGGCGGCCGCCGAGGAACTGCGTCAGGAGCTTCCGAACGCCGAGGTGACCGATGAGGTTACGGCCGCTGTCGATGCGGACGAGAAACCGAGTGAAGAACGCGTGAACGAGTTGCTCTCGGAATCCGAGGCGGTCCTGGAGCGGATTCGGAACGTGACGGAACGGCTCGACGGGCTAGAGGATGGCAGTATCGTGTTGATCGACGACTGAGCAGCTCCACGAACATCCGTCGTTCAGAACCCGGCCCCACGATGTAACATAACAGGAAACTTATTTATAAATAAATTGCGTATCACGTTACATCGTGCTCCGGCGCATCGAACTCGAGGTCCTCGCCACGGTCGACCGCGGCGACACGATCTCCGAGCTCGCGACGAAGCTCGACCACAGCGAGAGCTACCTCTCCCGCGCCGTCGGAGACCTCGGCGAGAAGGGTCTCGTCTACACGGAGCGCGACGGCCGCCGCAAGCGGGTCGTTCCGTCTGCTAGCCGGGCCGTCGAACTCTACCAGGACCTCGCCCGTCAGCACTCTCACATCGACTTCTCGGAGCTGTTGGCCGGCAAGACCCTCGAAGTGCTGTACTATCTCGACCAGCCGCGGACCGTTTCCGAGATCGCTGACCGGAGCGACAACTACCGCAACACGGTCAACCGCGTCCTCAAGGGACTTCGCGACCGCGGTCTCGTCGGCACGGACGACGGTCGCTATGCCTTCAACGCCGACTTCGGCCGCCTCCACGAGTTCGCTCGTGAACTCGCCCACCGTCTTCATCGCCAACGGCTCGAATCCGTCGCACCGAACGGGACGATTCTCTGGGAAGACCACGATGAATGCCTCGCCCAGACCGAGACGGAGGTCGACGCGGAGGGGTTCCACGAAACCGGCCTCGCTCGGTTCGCGGCATTCGACCTCCAGTTTCTGCTGACCCGCCGCCACTACTACCTCTACTCCGAGGACGTAGCGGAAATCTCGCCGGCGGAACTCTGCTGTCACACGCTGCTGATCGACGACGACTCCCGTCACCGCTCGTACTGTCTCCTCCTGCTCAGCCACGTCGACATCGACGAGGGGGACCTCCGAGAACGAGCGGCGAAATACGGGCTGGAAGACGAAATCGACGCCTTGCTCCGCTACCTCGAGACCCACGGCGAGGTCGCCGACCAGGTGCTGTAACCATGCCCGCAACCAAAACTCTCCCCGAGTGCGTCGCAGACGCCATCCAG comes from Haloplanus sp. XH21 and encodes:
- a CDS encoding MarR family transcriptional regulator; translation: MLRRIELEVLATVDRGDTISELATKLDHSESYLSRAVGDLGEKGLVYTERDGRRKRVVPSASRAVELYQDLARQHSHIDFSELLAGKTLEVLYYLDQPRTVSEIADRSDNYRNTVNRVLKGLRDRGLVGTDDGRYAFNADFGRLHEFARELAHRLHRQRLESVAPNGTILWEDHDECLAQTETEVDAEGFHETGLARFAAFDLQFLLTRRHYYLYSEDVAEISPAELCCHTLLIDDDSRHRSYCLLLLSHVDIDEGDLRERAAKYGLEDEIDALLRYLETHGEVADQVL